In Bradyrhizobium symbiodeficiens, the genomic stretch GCCAGAAGATCGGCTGACGCAGCACTTCGGTCGGCTGGTAGTTGCGCCGGGTCTGCAGCAGATTGGCGTTCGCCACCACGTTCGGCACCTGACCCGCTTTCGGCGCGAGCAGGAAGAAGGCGAGGATGCAGATGATGATGCCCTGTCCGAGGCCGAAATAGAGGAAGGTGGTCTGGAAACCGCTGTCCTTGATCATGGCCTGGATCGGCGCGACGGTCAGCGCGGAGCCTGCGCCGAAGCCCGCGGCCGTGATGCCCGCGGCAAGACCGCGCTTGTCCGGAAACCATTTCAGCGCGTTGCCGACGCAGGTGCCGTAGACGCCGCCGGCGCCGATGCCGGCGACGATCATGCCGAGGTAGTAGCCGTTGAGCGTGGTGGCCTGCGCGTTGATCGCCCAGCCGATGGCGCAAAGCACGCCGCCGACCAGCACGACGAGTCGCGGACCGTATTTGTCGACGAACCATCCTTCGATCGGGACCAGCCAAGTCTCGAACAGGACGAAGAGGGTAAAGGCCCATTGGATCGACGCGCGATCCCAGCCGAACTTCTTCTGGATGTCGGGGACGAAGAACGTCCAGCCGTATTGATAATTGGCGATCATCACCATCGCCGCTACACCCACCGCCAATTGCGCCCAGCGATACGTGTCGCTAACGCGCCCGGCTGTAGGGGCCGTTGCCTGCACCATGTCCGTCATTAAAAACCCTCCCGAACGCGCCGATCATTTTTATGCATGCGCTGGCGGGCATACTGGTATGCATTATGCCAAGATTCAACCGAGGGAGAGAGAGGTGCGGCAAAATAACGCGTGTTCACATGCGCGATGAGCGCGGGATTGTAAAGCCCCATCGCTGTCGAGCGTTGTCGGCGCCAATCGCGGCCGATCCCATTCAAAACGTTGATTGAATAGATACTTTTCGTTCGGCGGCGGTGCCGTAAGCGCGACGTAGAAGGCCGCTCGCTGGGGACTTCGATGCGTGCACCGCTTTGCGGCCGCCGACGCGCGGTCGATCGGAGATCGCGCAATTCCTGGAATTCTATATTCCAGAAGTCCGACCTGCGGCAATTTGGCGTTGGCGGCGTCGCGGATTGCGCGCCTCACGCCATCGACGTGCGCAGCCGGCTGTAACCTTCCTGGATCAAAGACCAGAACAGGGCGACAAGACCGAGCGCCATGATCGTGCTGACGAGGCCGTTGGAGAAGAACACGCCGAGCGAGCCCTGCGATCCCAGCAGGGATTGCCGAAAGGCCTCCTCCGCCTTGTCGCCGAGCACGATGGCGAGCACCAGGGGCGCGAGCGGGTAGTTGCACTTCTTCAGGAGATAGCCGAGCACGCCGAACACCAGCATCAGCATCACGTCGAAGGTGCTGTTGTGCACCGAGTAGGCGCCGATTGCACAGAGCACGAGGATCAGCGGCGCGATGATGCCGAAGGGCACCCGAAGGATCGCGGCGAAGATCGGCACGCAGGTGAGCACGACAATGAGGCCGGCGAGATTGCCGAGATACATCGAGGCGATCAGGCCCCAGACGAATTCCTTCTGCTCGACGAACAGCATCGGGCCGGGCTGCAGGCCCCAGATCAGCAAGCCGCCGAGCAGGACGGCCGCGGTCGGGGAGCCGGGCACGCCGAGCGAGAGCATCGGCAGCAGCGCCGCGGTGCCGGCGGCATGCGCGGCCGTCTCCGGCGCGATCACGCCTTCGATCTCACCCTTGCCGAAGTTGTTGCAGCGCCGCGACAGCCGTTTGGCAATGCCGTAGCTCATGAAGGATGCCGGCGTCGCGCCGGCGGGCGTGATGCCCATCCAGCA encodes the following:
- the oxlT gene encoding oxalate/formate MFS antiporter gives rise to the protein MTDMVQATAPTAGRVSDTYRWAQLAVGVAAMVMIANYQYGWTFFVPDIQKKFGWDRASIQWAFTLFVLFETWLVPIEGWFVDKYGPRLVVLVGGVLCAIGWAINAQATTLNGYYLGMIVAGIGAGGVYGTCVGNALKWFPDKRGLAAGITAAGFGAGSALTVAPIQAMIKDSGFQTTFLYFGLGQGIIICILAFFLLAPKAGQVPNVVANANLLQTRRNYQPTEVLRQPIFWLMYFMFVIVGAGGLMVTANLKPIAADWKVDNVPVTLMAVTMTAVTFAATIDRVLNGLTRPFFGWISDMIGRENTMFIAFGMEGVGIWMLYLWGHDPIWFVLLSGFVFFAWGEIYSLFPSTCTDTFGAKFATTNAGLLYTAKGTAALLVPIANYMQQSSGTWDSVFIIAAGANVLASLLAIAVLKPWRKVVVANSTLA